Proteins encoded by one window of Anguilla rostrata isolate EN2019 chromosome 9, ASM1855537v3, whole genome shotgun sequence:
- the LOC135263648 gene encoding proheparin-binding EGF-like growth factor, producing MKLLRIALLIAHGFAVSRLAGSASVDSYESAKPAQTAVIDLLHALNDMNSVEDNGDVEYGNEDEYYYDEEDEEDYLSGDYGLELPRVAFSTKPKDPSVVLTTERKRKGKGKKKGKGRKRNPCLRKYKDFCINGVCQYLKDLHAPSCICLAGFSGERCHLFSLPVSKEEGGYNRTTALAVVAVVLSLICLTIIGILLALRFHKQGDYDVESEEKVKLGMTSHH from the exons ATGAAGTTGCTTCGGATTGCCCTCTTAATTGCCCATGGCTTCG CGGTGTCCAGATTGGCCGGCAGCGCCTCTGTTGACAGCTATGAGAGCGCCAAACCGGCGCAGACTGCTGTGATAGATCTTCTGCACGCGCTGAACGACATGAATAGCGTGGAAGATAATGGAGACGTGGAATACGGGAATGAGGATGAATACTACTACGATGAAGAGGACGAAGAGGATTATCTGTCAGGGGATTATGGACTCGAACTCCCCAGGG TGGCGTTTTCCACCAAACCGAAGGACCCGTCCGTCGTCCTGACCAccgagaggaagagaaaaggaaagggcAAGAAGAAGGGCAAAGGAAGGAAGAGGAACCCCTGTCTGAGGAAGTACaaggatttctgcattaatggcGTCTGTCAGTACCTGAAGGACCTACACGCTCCATCCTGCAT ATGTCTAGCGGGGTTCTCCGGGGAACGGTGTCACCTCTTCAGTTTGCCCGTCTCCAAAGAGGAGGGCGGCTACAACCGGACGACGGCGCTGGCTGTGGTGGCTGTGGTGCTGTCCTTAATCTGCCTCACCATCATCGGCATTCTGCTGGCGCTCAG GTTCCACAAACAAGGTGATTATGACGTCGAGAGCGAAGAAAAGGTCAAATTGGGAATGACCTCACACCACtga